CGCCCACCTTGCGGATCTCGGCATGGTGAATATGCCCGCACACCACCCCGTGCAACTCACGCTTGGTCACTTCGTGGGCGATGGCCTCTTCGAAATCGCTGATAAAACTCACGGCGGTTTTCACCTTGTGCTTCAAGTACGCCGACAGCGACCAATAACCATAGCCATAGCGCGCTCGCCAGTGATTGAGCCAACGGTTCAGGGTAAGGGTGAACTCGTAGGCCGAGTCGCCCAGGAAGGCGAGCCAGCGGTGATAACGGGTAATCACATCGAACTGATCGCCATGAATCACCAGCAGATGGCGGCCGTCGGCGGTGACATGCACGGCCTCGTCCACCAGCTGGATATTGCCCAGGATCAGCTTGGAGTAGCGCCTTAGAAACTCGTCATGGTTACCGGTGACGTAGATCACCTCGGTGCCACGCTTGGCCATGGTCAGCAGGCGACGGATGACGTTGGTGTGGGCTTGGGGCCAATACATGCCGCCGCGCATTTTCCAGCCATCGATAATGTCGCCGACCAGATACACCTTGTCGGCGTGGTAGCCCTTGAGAAAGTGCGACAAGTGCTCGGCCTGGCAATCCCGAGTGCCCAGATGCACATCGGAAATCCACAGGGTACGCACCCGTTGCTTGCGGCTGGGTTTGGCGAATTCGGCACGGGTCATGGGTGTCCCTCGACGCTGTTTTCGCGAGCTTGCGCCCTGGCGATTAATAGCCCGTGACAGCCGTGCGTCAGTCTGATGACAACGCGTCTGCCGCCAAGCGTTGTAGACTGCGCCCCTGTTACCCTTTGGCTCAAGGATCGCCATGACTCCCCGCTCAGCCCTCGGCGCCCTGCATATCGGCGCATTGATGTTTGGCCTTACCGGCGTATTCGGCAAGCTGGCGGCCGCCTCCCCCGCCATCATCGTATTCGGGCGGGCCGCGTTTGCGGTAATTGCCTTGGCGGTGTTTGCGCGCTTTGCCAGCCAGGCGCCATGGAGGCGGCTTGAATGGCGTGACTGGCGCCGCTTGCTCGTCAGCGGTGTGCTGCTGGCGGCGCATTGGGTGACGTTCTTTATTGCCGTAAAAGTGGCCGGC
Above is a genomic segment from Pseudomonas sp. R5-89-07 containing:
- a CDS encoding UDP-2,3-diacylglucosamine diphosphatase yields the protein MTRAEFAKPSRKQRVRTLWISDVHLGTRDCQAEHLSHFLKGYHADKVYLVGDIIDGWKMRGGMYWPQAHTNVIRRLLTMAKRGTEVIYVTGNHDEFLRRYSKLILGNIQLVDEAVHVTADGRHLLVIHGDQFDVITRYHRWLAFLGDSAYEFTLTLNRWLNHWRARYGYGYWSLSAYLKHKVKTAVSFISDFEEAIAHEVTKRELHGVVCGHIHHAEIRKVGEVDYLNCGDWVESCTALIEHWDGHIELYRLADAQAREAQLRAEVAVT